A single genomic interval of Prochlorococcus marinus XMU1406 harbors:
- a CDS encoding LexA family protein: MDSFDSTSKKFKIPLLNDSVSAGFPSPADDYTEENIDLNEHLISNPFSTFFLRVKGDSMINAGIKDKDLIIVDKSLMAKPGNIIIAMIDGEFTIKRLSIKNGELYLKAENHNYPDFRFKNHIDVQIWGVVIYSIHSYL; this comes from the coding sequence TTGGATTCCTTTGATTCAACTAGTAAAAAGTTTAAAATCCCCTTATTAAATGATTCGGTATCTGCAGGATTTCCTTCTCCCGCAGACGACTATACAGAAGAAAATATTGATTTAAATGAACATTTAATATCTAATCCATTTAGCACTTTTTTCCTTAGAGTTAAAGGTGACTCAATGATAAATGCAGGAATTAAAGATAAAGATTTAATAATAGTAGACAAGAGTTTAATGGCCAAGCCAGGGAATATTATCATTGCAATGATAGACGGGGAATTTACAATAAAAAGATTATCTATAAAAAATGGTGAATTATATTTAAAAGCAGAAAATCATAATTATCCTGATTTTAGATTTAAAAACCATATTGATGTACAGATATGGGGAGTTGTTATTTATTCAATACATAGCTATTTATGA